CAGCTCACGGGAGCTGTGGGATATCCTGGATAACCTCTCGGAGCGGGACCATGCTCCGCATCCCAGAGGCCAGAGGGACTTGGGGCCAGCCTCGggcaaacttaaaaaaattttCGGCTGGGGAGATTTCTATTCCAACATCAAGACGGTCAAGTTGAACCTCTTGATCACCGGGAAGGTGGTGGATCACGGCAACGGCACGGTCAACGTCTTCTTCCGCCACAACTCTACGGGGCAAGGGAACATCTCCGTCAGCCTCGTCCCCCCCACCAAGGCGGTGGAGTTTGACCTGGAGCAACAGATCTTCATCGAGGCCAAAGAATCCAAAATCTTCAACTGCCGCGTGGAGTACGAGAAAGTGGACCGCGCCAAGAAGACCACGCTCTGCACGTACGACCCCTCGAAGACCTGCTCCCACGAGCACACCCAGAGCCACGTCTCCTGGGTCTGCTCCAAGCCCTTCAAAGTCATCTGCATCTACATCACCTTCTACAGCATAGACTACCGGCTGGTGCAGAAGGTGTGTCCTGACTACAACTACCACAGCGATGTGCCCTACTACCCCTCGGGATGAGGAGCTCTGCCCAGCTCAGGATCCCCCGGTGACgagggggcgctggggggggcgggggggagggatggggatggtTTTTAAGCGGGGTGGGAGCGCAGCGGTCCCTAAAAAGCAGAAGcgaggaaggaagaggagggatttctgttttccccaaGAGCTCCAACGTCAAGAGGAGGAGTTGTAGGCGATGGGGTAACGGCATTGCTAAACCTGGTGTGGATCCGTGGTCTTTGGAGACAGGTACGCAAAGACAGGGTCTGAAACTGGGATAAAAAATAGGACATAAACCACAATCAGGACTTGCGTTTTCTCAGTGCAATAATGGATTTGCCTGGATCTAGGCCATGTGGTCCTGAAAGGTTGGCGGCCAGGGAAAGGTCGCCTCCAGGAGCAGGCTTGTAGGGCCTGGAGCCAGGAGAAGACCCCCAGCAGGGACAAGGGCACCGATGCACTCCGGGGCTGGAAGCCAGCCGTGGGCAGCCCCCCCATCCGGGTGCCAGGAGGAACCAGAGCTGGGCTTTCCCCACATGTGGGACAGCCCTCGGGGTGCAAAGGGCCGCGGGGATGAcagtggggcagggaggtgTCCCTTCCCGGGTGCCACCCCACCACAGCTCCCAGCTTTCGGGGACCGGGCCCGCTGGCTCCACCGGCTCGAGCAATCCTGGTCGAATCTGTCAAATCTGCTGACACAATATATGATTCATGTGTTTCCCCTGACACCGTGTGATTCATGCGTTTCCCCTTCATCTCATCCGCGCTTCCCAGCGTGCCGCCCAGCTCCCCCAGCGCCCGCTCCCCCCCCTCGCCGGAGGCGCTGCGCGGTCTGCAGTGCCCGGGTGGCGAGGTGCGCGCCCGCACGCGGGAAGTCAAGCTCTGACTGTAGCATTTCGtttattttgaaggagaaaaaaaaaagatagtgttGTCCTTGGGAAAGAATAAAGTTTTTACGGTGGCACTAAGGCAGGTCAAGTGTTTTTACTGCGAGCTAGCTCAGTCTCGCTGCGGGgtaggaggaggaaaacaagaggGGACAGGCGGGAACATGGCACAGGGCACGGCTGTGACCCGGCTTGGCTTCTCCCCGTGCCTGCACTCAGCTCTGCTCAGATTCACCTGGATTCCTTCCCCCCGAAAATGAGCGGTGGGTCCTGCTTGGGGGGGCTGCCGGGACACAGACCCCTGCCTTTACCACTTCCAGCAGCACGCTTGATTGATATCGCTCGGGTTAGGACCAGGTCTGTGCCCTCACTGGGTGCTCCCAACCTTCCCTGGGCATCCAAACTCCCGGCTCCTGCTTTGCCTGGGGGCACATTGGctcctacaaagaaaaaaacaaaaaaaggcagcttCCCCCTCCCTACTGTGCCTTTTGCCCCCAGATTCCCCCTATCCAGCGCACCAGGCCAGCTTAAGGCAACAAATCCCCTTAATCCAACAAAACCCCAGCCCATTTATTAGCTGGCTATTACCTCCAGGGCAGGTTTTATGCTTCAGCCTTGACAAGTCCAATTCTTTCCTTCGCTACAGA
The sequence above is drawn from the Cygnus olor isolate bCygOlo1 chromosome 25, bCygOlo1.pri.v2, whole genome shotgun sequence genome and encodes:
- the NXPH3 gene encoding neurexophilin-3; translation: MHLPRSCIVLLIQGSISLLVTCGQEEPGEGAEQHEPKTQERAQAQKARGLLSPEAVLAPGVLQNVTLMELVSSSRELWDILDNLSERDHAPHPRGQRDLGPASGKLKKIFGWGDFYSNIKTVKLNLLITGKVVDHGNGTVNVFFRHNSTGQGNISVSLVPPTKAVEFDLEQQIFIEAKESKIFNCRVEYEKVDRAKKTTLCTYDPSKTCSHEHTQSHVSWVCSKPFKVICIYITFYSIDYRLVQKVCPDYNYHSDVPYYPSG